One Polynucleobacter sp. SHI8 genomic window, AGGACAAATGAGTCCTACTGAATTTATGCGTGATTATTGGCAAAAGAAACCGCTTCTGGTTCGTGGCGCAATTCCAGCCTTTGCCCAAAATCCTGAGCTGACCAGTCCAATTTCTAGTAAGGAACTATATGAACTTGCAGGCTACGACCTTGTTGAGTCACGACTAGTCAAAAGAAATCCCTGGACTTTGGAACATGGTCCTCACACTGTCCGTAAAATCCCTAAAATCAATCAAAAAGACTGGACTTTGCTGATTCAAGGGATGGAAGGTTGGCATCCAGCTGCAGCCCAAGTCTTATCTTGGTTTCGTTTTATTCCTGATTATCGTTTAGATGATTTGATGATTAGTATTGCCGGTCCTGGCGGTGGTGTTGGACCGCACCTTGACTCCTATGATGTCTTCCTCATTCAAATGGAGGGTCGTCGTACTTGGAAAATTCAGTCAAATCCAAAAAAAGGATTTATCGAAGAACTCCCTCTGAAAATTTTGGAACAATTTAATCCAAGCGATGAATGGACTCTAAATCCTGGCGATTTATTGTACCTACCGCCGCAAATTGCGCATGATGGCATTGCTCTAGATCCTGGCACACAAACGTGGTCGGTTGGCTTTCGCTCACTCAGCTGGCGCGAGCTTCTTCAAGAGACATTATGGCGCTTGGCAGATCAACTCGAGGACGATTTAAGTCTAGGCCAGATTCTGACAGACCCACATCAATCTGCCACAGATCGACCTTCCAAAATACCTTCGCATTTAACCCAGTCTCTAAAAAATCGCTTTAATGAACTTCCTTGGCATGGCAAAAATTTAGATGAATTACTGGAATTTGCTCTCGGTGAAATCCTCTCAGAACCTAAACCTCAAGTTGTTTTTTCACCACCAATTGACCTCCTTTCCGAAGGTGAATTCAGGGCAGCATGTGTTCTTCAAGGTTTACATGTCCACCCACAAACACGCTTAAATATAAGTGGAGATTACCTGTTTTGTAATGGTGCGATCCTAACTTATATTGATAAGAAATCAGAGGCTTACGAATACTGGCTGCTGTTTGCTCATCAACGAGGCTTCCTTCCAAAGCAATGTCGCCGTTTCTTGGCCTACCCTTCGATGTTTGAACATATTTATGAGGGTTACACCAATGGCTGGTTCGAATTAGGGGAATATGACTAATTAGGGAAAACTCTGGGACATTTCATCAATTTTAGATATAATAAGTTTGGATTTAAATATGGGTCCAACTCCAATTACAAAAGATTGTTGTTATATTGATTCAATTAATTAAAAGGATATTAAACATGAAGAAGTCACTATTACTAGCTGCTTTATTAGCTATGGCTGTAGCCGCTTGTAGCAAAACTGAAACTGCTGCTCCTGCTGCTCCTGCTGCTGAAGCTGCAAAACAAGAAGCTGCTGCTGCAGTTGATTCCGCTAAAGATGCTGCTAGCCAAGCTGGTGCTGCTGTTAAAGATGGCGCTGCTGCCGCTGTTGATGCTGCTAAAGACGCTGGTACTGCTGCCGCTGATGCTGCTAAAGACGCAATGAAGAAGTAATTCTTTCTGTTAGAAAAAGCCGCTCTTTTGAGCGGCTTTTTTGTTTTTTAAGGTTGTTTTTGTGAAGTTTGGTAAGCGATTAATTCGGAGTAATATTTGCTTCACGAACCACCTTCCCCCAACGTAGGGTTTCAGATTTAATAAAGCCACGGAATTCCTCTGGGGTATCCACTTGAACTATGGCTCCTTCATTGCGCAGTTTCTCTTTGGCTTCGATCGTGTCAAAAGCCATTCTTGTCCCCTGATTTAGTTTATCGACAATCTCGCGGGGTGTACCTGCTTTTACAACCACTCCATACCACTGCGTAGCATCAAAGCCTTTGAGCTCGGGAACTCCTGATTCGGATAAGGTTGCTACCTGTGGCAGTACGTCAATCCGTTTTAAGCTAGATACTCCTAAAGGCACAACTTTCTTTGCCACTATGTGTTGCATGAGTGGGGGGGCTCCCGTCATCGTCATACTAACTTGTCCGCCTAATAAATCCATCACTGCTGGCGCAGTGCCTTTGTACGGAATATGCAAAATATCCGTTTTAGTAACCAATTTAAAATATTCCATGGCAATATGCGCAGCACCACCACTACCACCTGAGCTATAGGTGAGTTTGCCTGGATTGGCTTTTGCGTATGTAATTAACTCTTGAATGGTTTTAAATGGCTGATTGGGGTTAACAACAAAAATATTGGGTACCAAAGCTATCCTACTGATAGGCGCAAAATCTTTGACGGGATCATAGGAGAGATTTTTAAATAAAGATGGATTGACTGCCAATGTACCGATATGCCCCATAAAAACAGTGTAACCATCGGCGGGGGCTTTGAGCACTTCATTGACCGCGATTTGCCCGCTCGCTCCAGCTTTGTTTTCAATAATCACGGGTTGTTTCCAAATCAGTGTTAATTTTTCACCCAACATTCTAGAAAAAATATCAGTCGATCCACCCGGAGGAAACGGCACGATCAGTCGGATTGGCTTTTGCGGATAGTTGGTTTGCGCAACACTCCATACTGGAATCAAAGCAATCAATACCCACGATAAATGAACTAAATACTTTTTCATCAAACTTCCTGACTTTATTCTGTTGTCGTTTTTTGTAACTTCTTTAACCACGGTCGTGCATTACCTTCATAAACTGAGGGCCCTAATCGAAAATGCTGCGCCTCCTGAAAGGTAAATACGGCAGGTACATCTTCACTATAAACCTTATCGCCCTTGGGTAGTCCTCCATTCAGCGCTACTTGGGAGTGCAATGGACGTCCTAAAATCTGAGATAGTCTTGCGGAAACTTCAATTAAGCCATCCACAGAAATCCCCGTAGGAATCCCCATCGTATCTAATAAATGGACAAAATCCTCCGTTGGAATCATGCCTGTAGCCTGCCCGTTGCCACAATATGGACAGCCTCCAATACCCCCAATCGAGGTGTCCGCAATGATGGTGTGGCGATGATCTAAACACTTGATCGCCTCATACATAGAGATCATCGCTAAACCTCTAGCGTTGTGCAAATGCAAACGAAAATCTGTAATGCTCGGGAATAACTCAGTAATAGCTGTCAGATCCTTTGCCACTGCAGTTGGAGTATTCCATGCCATTGGGTCAGCCATGTCAACGCGCGTCACTTTGATGCCTTGCTTTTGCCATGCATCATATTGCTTTTGCAACATCTGCATGCGCATCTCATGAGTAAACTCACCTGAGAAATTGGATCCCCATCCAGCACTGAGGCCAATCGCACCTTCTTGTAGTCCTTCCGCTTTACTTCTTGTAATCGGTGCTTGCCACTGCTCTTCTTGTTCTTCGAGTGTTCGATTGGTGTTTCTTTGAATAAATATTGGACAGGCATGTAAATGAGTGGCATGGATCTGATCAATTGCAAGTGGCGGCGCGTATTCCAAACGCTCTAATCGTCCCCGCTCATTGAGTGCCAGGACAAAAAAGGAAACTCCCGGTGTCGGTTTTAAACGCTTGACTACTTCTAAAGAATCCGCCATTTGTGGACTCCATTTAGGATTTACAAATGCGCCAACCACCATCCGGTTTACACCGGCATCTACCATCATTTGTAACAGTTCTAATTTTTCATCAACGGTCACACCTTCACGTTCGATTTGTAAACCATCGCGCAACGTTTCATCCGTGATGAGTACCTTAGGATAGTTCTTCATTTGTACTCTTCCTTAACAATTTTTCCAAACAGGTTGACGTTTTTCTAATCTGGCAGTAATCCCCTCTTGACGATCTTCACTTAAGTAGGGATTTAATCCAGGGTCCTGACGAAGCGCTGCTGCAACGGGCATATCTAACCCTTTTAGCGCCACTGCTTTGACACGTCGCACTGAGATAGGGGCATTACTTGCAATGACTCGTGCGAGCTCAAGAGCCGTGGATAAAACCTTTTCTTTAGATACCAATCGATTGATTAAGCCCAAATCATTTGCTCTGGCCGCAGTAATGTACTCTCCAGTAAGTAACATGTCTAAAGCGTGAGTAATACCAATCAGTCGGGGCAATAATACGGACCCAAAATTAGCACCCATGCCAATCTTTGTTTCCGGCAATCCAAACATTGCAGCATCATGGGTCACTCTTAGATTACATGCTAATGCTAGCTCAAAACCACCAGCTACTGCACTCCCATTAATAGCAGCAATCACCGGTTTTTTTGTTTCATATACCAGCTCAAAAATATTACGTTCCACACGATTCATGGGTGTACGAAACTTGATACCCACTTGATCATTGTGGTGGATGTTTTTGAGATCTGCACCTGCGCAAAAGGCGTCTTCACCAGTTCCAGTAATGACTAAAACCCGAACTTCAGGATCTTCTTCGGCGTCTAATATGGCATTCATCATCTTCATTTTGAGAGCCTCAGATAATGCATTGCGACGATGCGGACGATTGATCCTGAGGATTCTAATAAACTCCTCATGTTCAATGATTAAATCATCTAACTCTTCTTGGGGTTCACTCATATTGCATTACCTTTCCGAACGTCTTGTTTCACCGCTTGTGCTGCAATCGCAGCCTCAATTTCAGTCATACTAAAACCAAATTGTTGCATCACTTCGGTCGTGTTTTCACCAAGTTTTGGCGCAGGTAAAAAATCCTCACGCATGCCACCTGAAAACTGATTGGTTAAACCGATTTGCTGAATCTTCCCTTCAGTAGGATGTTCGATTTCCTGCAAAAAACCTACGTCCTGTAAATGGGGGTCTTTCAATAAATCTTCTAAAGAGTTATATCGCATACATGGAATATCTGACTTCTCAAAAATTTCTATCCACTCTTCTGATGTTTTACTGCCAAGTGAAGTCGATCGAAGTTGGTAATAAGCTTCACTATTTTTAGTTCGAATCGCAACGTTACAAAAACGTGGATCATCTTTTAACTCTGGTCGTCCAATCGCATCAAAAAAAGCAAATGCCTGTGCATCCGTGTTTGGTGAAATCGATATATATCCGTCAGCTGTTTTGGCTGGTCGGTTATTCTTATCTAGCACCCGCGCATCACCAATCGGGCCTATGGGTGGCTCAAATGTCATATTCCCCATATGCTCTCTTAAGACAAATGCGGCTGCAGTTTCAAACATCGGAATCTCAAGGAGTTCTCCCTGCCCTACTTGAGTTCGTCGATATAGTGCAAAGCCAATCGCTTGGGCACTCACTAGGCCAGTGATGTGATCTGTCACAACCATCGGCACAAATCTTGGTTCTCCTGCAGATTTTTCAAAAGTTGCGGCAAAGCCCGCCGATGATTGAATCACGGTGTCATAAGCTGGTCGATTAAAGTAAGCTCCACCTCGTCCAAATGCCAACATCTGACAATAAATTAATTGTGGGTTGTGCGCTTGTAAACTCAACCAATCCAATCCCAGTTTTTGTAATGCTCCTGGACGCATGTTGGTCACAAAGACATCTGCTTTTTTTAATAATCGAATCAGTATCTCTTGACCTTTGGCGTTTTTCAAATCAATACATATTGATTTTTTATTACGGTTAAAGTTCATGAACTTTCCAGTCATACCTGGGTTTCTACCACCGCCTCCAAGTTGGCGCATTAAATCACCTTCAGGAGATTCAATTTTAATGACTTCGGCGCCATGATCCGCTAGGGTAAGTGAGCATACTGGGCCAACCACGACGGAGGATAAATCAACTACAACAACGCCATCTAATGGTCCTTTTGGAGTTGCTTGTGTTGATGAACTGCTTTGCATTTTATTCTCCCTTAAGCCCCATTTGGCCAACTAAAGGTCCCCAACGCTTAGCAT contains:
- a CDS encoding CoA transferase, which produces MQSSSSTQATPKGPLDGVVVVDLSSVVVGPVCSLTLADHGAEVIKIESPEGDLMRQLGGGGRNPGMTGKFMNFNRNKKSICIDLKNAKGQEILIRLLKKADVFVTNMRPGALQKLGLDWLSLQAHNPQLIYCQMLAFGRGGAYFNRPAYDTVIQSSAGFAATFEKSAGEPRFVPMVVTDHITGLVSAQAIGFALYRRTQVGQGELLEIPMFETAAAFVLREHMGNMTFEPPIGPIGDARVLDKNNRPAKTADGYISISPNTDAQAFAFFDAIGRPELKDDPRFCNVAIRTKNSEAYYQLRSTSLGSKTSEEWIEIFEKSDIPCMRYNSLEDLLKDPHLQDVGFLQEIEHPTEGKIQQIGLTNQFSGGMREDFLPAPKLGENTTEVMQQFGFSMTEIEAAIAAQAVKQDVRKGNAI
- a CDS encoding enoyl-CoA hydratase/isomerase family protein, which gives rise to MSEPQEELDDLIIEHEEFIRILRINRPHRRNALSEALKMKMMNAILDAEEDPEVRVLVITGTGEDAFCAGADLKNIHHNDQVGIKFRTPMNRVERNIFELVYETKKPVIAAINGSAVAGGFELALACNLRVTHDAAMFGLPETKIGMGANFGSVLLPRLIGITHALDMLLTGEYITAARANDLGLINRLVSKEKVLSTALELARVIASNAPISVRRVKAVALKGLDMPVAAALRQDPGLNPYLSEDRQEGITARLEKRQPVWKNC
- a CDS encoding cupin domain-containing protein encodes the protein MSPTEFMRDYWQKKPLLVRGAIPAFAQNPELTSPISSKELYELAGYDLVESRLVKRNPWTLEHGPHTVRKIPKINQKDWTLLIQGMEGWHPAAAQVLSWFRFIPDYRLDDLMISIAGPGGGVGPHLDSYDVFLIQMEGRRTWKIQSNPKKGFIEELPLKILEQFNPSDEWTLNPGDLLYLPPQIAHDGIALDPGTQTWSVGFRSLSWRELLQETLWRLADQLEDDLSLGQILTDPHQSATDRPSKIPSHLTQSLKNRFNELPWHGKNLDELLEFALGEILSEPKPQVVFSPPIDLLSEGEFRAACVLQGLHVHPQTRLNISGDYLFCNGAILTYIDKKSEAYEYWLLFAHQRGFLPKQCRRFLAYPSMFEHIYEGYTNGWFELGEYD
- a CDS encoding tripartite tricarboxylate transporter substrate binding protein; this encodes MKKYLVHLSWVLIALIPVWSVAQTNYPQKPIRLIVPFPPGGSTDIFSRMLGEKLTLIWKQPVIIENKAGASGQIAVNEVLKAPADGYTVFMGHIGTLAVNPSLFKNLSYDPVKDFAPISRIALVPNIFVVNPNQPFKTIQELITYAKANPGKLTYSSGGSGGAAHIAMEYFKLVTKTDILHIPYKGTAPAVMDLLGGQVSMTMTGAPPLMQHIVAKKVVPLGVSSLKRIDVLPQVATLSESGVPELKGFDATQWYGVVVKAGTPREIVDKLNQGTRMAFDTIEAKEKLRNEGAIVQVDTPEEFRGFIKSETLRWGKVVREANITPN